The sequence AATTACTCCCAATGTCTGGTTTCTGTGAATCTTTACAAGTATAAGAAATTTGAATTTGCAGATGGGGGAGGCTGATGAATCTGGGACCCCTGAGGAGCGAGCTGCATTCATGAGGGAGCTGGAAACTTTCCACAAGGAAAATGCCCTGGAATTCAAGCCCCCTAAATTTTATGGAGAGCCATTGAACTGCTTGAAGTAAGTTTCATTGACATTTAACTGAGCCTCATTGCAGGAGTAAACTAATGTCTATCCGCTTTTTCCATGTGAAATAGGTTATGGAGATCTGTTATCAGACTAGGTGGCTATGAAGTGGTATGCTTATATTCCTTCTTAATTTCTTACTGTCTCCTAATGTTCTGCATAAAGTGTCTGTTGCGTCTTATTATTGATATCACCTTCTTTAAGCCTGCACatgaaatgaattttattgtttatgtttttgGAGATGATCTAGGTCAAGATATAGTAGTCCAGGATATAGAGTGAATTAGAAAGTTTCAAGCTTGTAATCACATCATAGTTAAAAGAAGGAGAAATCAGTAcataaagaagaaaggaatTGCTGCTGTTACTTAAGTACCTGTTATAATGGGATATGATACCTGAAGTACCTGTGTCAATGTCGGACAAACATTGAAATATTAAGCTCCCTGTATATAGCAAGCTGGGGAGTAAAGATTTACCATGATACTGAATAAAGGGTAAGCTGGAGGGCATGGGTTGATATTCTTCTTCCCTTCTTTGCTGGGCACTATGAGCATGTTGTCCCGACTTAGTTTTGCCACTCTCAAGCTCATTACTTACCCTTTGGTATTGATCTAAAAAATCAATGGGACTGATTGTGATCTTGTTTGATCTTTCATAGGTTTCAAACCCTTCTGTTGATTATTGTTATACCATGCATCTACTGCTTTTAGATTAATAAGAGAGAAGAAGTAGAGTGGATATGGGCCTTAGTctgcctctctctctctctctttctctgtcTACTTTCCCTTCTGTTAATGGCTCAAACCCTTTTATTTAGTTCACGGACCAATCTGAACTGAAATGACATAAGTTGAGATTTAGAACTATACCTGAATGTATTTGAGCTGGAAGTTTTATATTGATATCTTTTGAGCTTCAACTATATCTTCATAAACTTTATTACCCAGTATCAGATTGATGGTTTccatgaaaaaaattatataatgaaaaatcATATGCAAACCTCTTGTCGTTTGTTGTTACTTCATTTTAATCATCAACAAGCATCTCTAAATACATTTGATTGGTAGAGttgaattagaaatttttgcTGAATTTGCTCATGTGTGGTGCTGAAATTCTTTTGTGCTACAGTACTAAAATTTCATGAATTTTGAATATTGTCATTACTGCTAGCATATAAGAGAGCTGTTTTAATTCCCTGTCTCTGTAGGTCACTGCATCCAAATTGTGGCGGCAAGTAGGAGAGTCTTTCCATCCGCCCAAGTAAGGAAGTAGCAAGGACATCTTCTTAAACAATTTTGTCCAGTATATATGAAATTTCAGAGCAATTTTGCAATTGTATACTATGCTATAGATAGGTTTTAGACTGCAAATTGTGAAACTTTAtcataatctttttcttattatcttTCACGATTCAGATTTTCTTGTTTGTAGTCTGCAATAGTGTACATCTTAGCATGAATTTTGATGTTAGAAGATGAAAATATACTTGTAAAACAACTCGTAACTGAGTTCCttgatctctctctctcacagAACCTGTACAACAGTTTCTTGGACGTTTCGCATTTTCTATGAGAAGGTAATTTTTTCAAGTCGGGAAATGTTCAGTTTTGtaatttccaattaaattattatcaaacacAATCACAATGGATTATAATGGGTTAGTAGATcttagataatgattctatTTTGTTCTCTTCTGGAAGTAAAGGTGTTCATGGGGAATCTGTAATAGAGGCGCCATTCAAATGGGAAAAGTTTGAGATTGATATCTGTTTCTCATAAACATTTTCCTTAGCTTTGTATTAGCACCAAATGCTTTTCAGACAGCACTTCATCAAAGTCTTGTTTCTATGGGTTTCTTTTGTCCTATATTCCtgatttttcagttattgcaGGCACTTTTGGAATATGAAAAGCATAAGAGGCAAAGTGGCGAGCTTCAACTTCCTAGCTCACCCCCACATCAGCCTGCAAGTGTTGAAAAAGAGGTACAGTTATCATTCTTTGTTATAGTTGTTTCATATCACTTGGAAAAAGCTTAAACTATGAGGTAATTGCATTCTATTTTTATGCCTACATGAATAGTATGTGACGGGGAATTACTGGGAACTGAAGTACGCATctattatcttatataataACGACAATAATGGGATGATCCGACTGAAGGAAGGGAAGTAAAGTATCTGCTTAGACAGCATATCGATAGCCTAATGGAACCAATTGATTTGTGTATTGGATTACAAATCGAGAGAAATCGTGGCTATCGtataaaattgacaaataacTTTCAAGAGGGAAGTTATCCTATAGATGCTGTATTTATGCCTGTTCGAAATGCGAATCATAGTGTTCATTCTTATGGAAATGGGAATGAAAAGCAAGAGATACTTTTTCTCgaaatatggacaaatatagcTGGCAAAACGAATGGAACTAAAAGCATTTGTAAAAGCTCAAACCCGTAAGTGTAAGAGCTTTGGCTGAGCTCGGATCCCTTTAAAAATGTGTTCTGCTTAAGATTGTGTTCTTTTAGGTCCTATGTTTACTCAACTGTAGATGGTTTTATGTTTCAAATTTAGTTGttaaagatataaatttagtGACTCCTTATATAGAAGATGGAAAATGTGATAAATCAAAATCATTTGATCCATCTCTCTCACCTACATCCTGGAGTTTTGTGTTTAGGTGAGTGGATACCAAGCACCAGGATCTGGTAGGGCAAGGAGGGATGCTGCAGCTCGTGCTATGCAGGGTTGGCATGCCCAACGTCTTCTTGGACATGGTGAAGTTAGCGAACCAATTATCAAGGTCCGTTCTAAATTTAAACTTGATTATGTTACTTTCATGTCTTTGTGcatgaataatatttatattgacgAGGTACCAAATgcttttctctttgtttttcttgaacAGGACAGGAGTGTCAATTCTGCACCAAGGCGTGAAAAACCCCTCAAAAGCATTGGTATTTGCCCTACTTACAAAGATCTTTCTGGATGACATGTATATGATACAAATGTTCATTCTAACTCTAGTTCTGGATGTCGAGTCAGGTCTTCATAAACAGAAGAATAACCTAGAGCTTGCAGAGAAACATGCAAATATTGAAACAGACAAAGAGTTAAGATATCTGATCGCTCCTTCAAAGTTAATTGTTATCAACCTCAATATCCTTCCTGTGTCTTTAACAATTTCTCTTAATCTTACTCTGCTCCTTGTTTATATTGCTTATTAGATATAAAATGCTGAAGGGTTGAAGAACTATTTATGGAGCCTTTTCTGACTAATTTGTTCATTTGAAATTGTCTTCAACACAATGGCAGTTCTGGATTGTGCTTTCTCAAAGAAAAAGTGgcattataataaattttaacccTGCTCTTTATGCtgttactatttttattttgaggaATATGGGGAGCCCATCaagtttgaattttgaattgagTAAAATCCTACATAGTGTGGACATCAGTGTAAAGCGCCTATTTTTCCTCTTCTGTCTAGGAGATAGAGGAAAAAGGACCACTTTTCTTGTTAATTGAGTTGCTGTTAGAAAGGTTAAAATCGCCTACTATTCACTCAATGACTAAATCGACACTCCCATCTCTCCAGTGGGGATCCCAATGAAATATAGACATGCTGCACTGGGTTTATCTCTTATGTTTCCTTCGAAGTAAGTCTAAATGCCTTCTTTTGAAACCTTGTAGATTGGATATGGAAATTGTTGATGTTGGACCCCCTGCTGATTGGGTGAAGATCAATGTGCGGGAATCTGTATGTGTCTGCTGTAGCTTTATTTGAATTCTCCTTATCTCTGAACATTAATGAATTTAAGTTGGATTAGCTGTCTAGTTCGTTCTGCTGGGAATACTGACAAGTTGTATGATTTCCATGCTACAGAAAGATTGCTTCGAGGTGTATGCTCTAGTCCCTGGGCTTCTACGTGAGGAGGTGACCACTTCTGAATTTGCACTCTTTGACCTGATACTTTCTCTTAAATCCCTATCTGCGGGTCCAGAACAAATACATGTCGAGATAGGGCTTTTCACGGTTGCATTATTTAATAGGATTTTGAGTTGCTTTATTCTCATTTTAAGTCCTAATTGTAAACAGAAAAGATATACAGGTTTTTCCCTGTTTCTTCATTTAATTATGTGATGCCATATGCTGAACTTTGTCAGCACACTGCAGCAAAAGGGAGGCAGAGGCCATTTCTTAGCCTTTTCTTGTCAATTGCTGTTCTCAGGTTGCCCTCATGGTGATATGTAGACGCATGAGATCAGACCtatatgttaattaaataaaaatgtatgCTTACTTTTAATTGTTGGCATGCTTACGTACTTCCAGGTACATTTTATGCATACATGGAAGTGTATAATTACCATTACAGataaaagaaagttaaaaaGCAGTTTCCTTAACTAGTGAATTAGCAGGCTGGTATGAATAGAGAGAATTTATTATGATGAGTTGAAATCAAAAAAGCATCCTTCTTAGCAAGCTAGCTGTTAAGCTCATAATTGAATTTGTGCCACAAATTCAAACTGGATACTAAAGGTCGATATTTCATCACATTAGCATATTAGTTTCTATTCATCCCTTTGTTTGTTAGTCCACCTTACCTTTTTGGTGAACTCAGGTGCGAGTTCAGTCTGATCCTGCTGGACGTCTGGTTATAACAGGTCAACCAGAGCAGCTTGATAATCCTTGGGGTATAACACCCTTTAAGAAGGTATTGTCTCTAATTTCTTAAGATGTATTGAAACTCAATTTACTGAACTCTTGTTGAAGAAATTAACAGTAATGTGGcatccaattttatttttataacatcaCAATATTTGCCTATAACATAGCTTTTAATCTTATTCAGGCGGTAATGTGCCCTTGCGGCATGCAATCTTCTTATTATGAGTAATTAAAGTTCAATGGCTTTGTTTTGTTAGACCTGTTTAACTTGTTTGTGAAACTTGCAAGAACCTTTTGAAATAACTTGTGTGGATTTGGTGGTCAGGTCATAAGCTTACCTTCAAGAATTGATCCGCTTCAGACCTCTGCGGTTGTGAGCCTTCATGGCCGACTTTATGTTCGTGTCCCATTTGAGCGAGGATCAGCTTGACTTTCTCCTCTTATGAACTGGATTGAACGAGTCTGGGCAAAATTTCAAGATCTTCGGGATACTGAGGCATGAAGGTCAAAATTGCAACAAGGGGCATTGTTGAGGCGTACTTCTTACCTTGTTAAATAGTTCAAACTGTCAAACTTTTTTAGAAGTAGTTTATTCTATGTGCAACTTAGAAATTAGTTTTATGGACTTCTTTTGTTAAATTGTTAAAAGTTTCTATGGGGAAGTCATCTCTGGGTAAAAGCAATCTGATTGCTAGGCTTCCGATTTGTTCATGGCTCATCAGTAAACACTAGTAGCTGCTGGAATACATGATCCAGTGGCACTCTCCTGACAAGTTATGGTTTCTCCATTTCCTGCCTTGGTGATAGTAACTATCACTTGACCGTCTGGGGTACAATTGTTGGTTATCCCAAGCTTCGGACATTGGTTTTAAGATGCCAAAAATCAGGTGTCAAATACCGTGTGGAAATTGGGACTTGGGGAGGATGCCTGGCATAAGATGCTTGTTATCGGATGCTGTCTGGCATATATGTATATGGTGTTTGCAGAATCCTTCAGCCCGCCTCCTGGATTAATGGCTTTAAATTATACTAGTTGGTATATAGCGGTCTATATTTGAACTGAAGGGATTTGGTGGACAACCACTTCGAGCTGGATTAGGATGATTTACTTGGTGATGCGATTCATGTAATgtacttttctttaattagttTGGAAACGTCAATTTATTGGCTCGTTATCAAAACAACTCTATTGCTCCCTGAAGCGTTCGTATTTCTGTTGTAGCTCGGTTAGCTCTGCAGTGTTTAATTGCTGGCCAAAAAGGGTACTTGAATTAATAACGAACAAATGCCTGGAGGCGCTTatgtttagggtttaggggaATTCCGGCGATAGGAATGAGCATCTACCCATCTGCAGCATATATCAAACACCAAGAATGTGTACTTTCCTTCATCAGGAGTTGACGCTAGCCAGTGTCAACTTTGGTTCTGAAAGCAGATTAGGCCCCTTAAACTTGGGTCTCCGATGTGACTGTTAGAAGTCCATGGTCAGTac is a genomic window of Ricinus communis isolate WT05 ecotype wild-type chromosome 2, ASM1957865v1, whole genome shotgun sequence containing:
- the LOC8273671 gene encoding AT-rich interactive domain-containing protein 5, encoding MEDAEMPSQDLPAGTTDVSLVDGVVSTEQPKENERNPSENGNTPAASSEGDKTDTLPSDVYMSENQVLPESKTTTTATTGTNVNDANSIKVRESKDDGDGGTIVHDQPEALAVTPLAPRKYSTPRAKHESGAKSKGVWTDVEMGEADESGTPEERAAFMRELETFHKENALEFKPPKFYGEPLNCLKLWRSVIRLGGYEVVTASKLWRQVGESFHPPKTCTTVSWTFRIFYEKALLEYEKHKRQSGELQLPSSPPHQPASVEKEVSGYQAPGSGRARRDAAARAMQGWHAQRLLGHGEVSEPIIKDRSVNSAPRREKPLKSIGLHKQKNNLELAEKHANIETDKELDMEIVDVGPPADWVKINVRESKDCFEVYALVPGLLREEVRVQSDPAGRLVITGQPEQLDNPWGITPFKKVISLPSRIDPLQTSAVVSLHGRLYVRVPFERGSA